The following coding sequences are from one Natrarchaeobaculum sulfurireducens window:
- a CDS encoding adenosylhomocysteinase, whose translation MTDNAYPPISDQLDETETAREEGRRKMDWAAQHMPIMDAVREEFVADQPLSGERIAMAMHVEAKTAILVETLAEGGAEVAVTGCNPLSTHDDVSAALDAHESITCYAKRGVDDEEYYDAIEAVIAHEPTITVDDGMDLVAAIHEDYPELIDGIVGGAEETTTGVHRLRAMDDDGALEYPVFAVNDTPMKRLFDNVHGTGESSLASIAMTTNLSWAGKDVVVAGFGYCGKGVARKAAGQNANVIVTEVEPRRALEAHMEGYDVMPMAEAAEVGDVFLTTTGNRDIIVDEHFERMQDGVLLANAGHFDIEIDLEALDDLAVDRYEAREGVEAYELEDGRRLNVVAEGRLVNLAAPIALGHPVEVMDQSFGVQAACVRELVENGAAYDAGVHDVPDELDAEIAEIKLEADGVAFDSLTDTQREYMGSWDHGT comes from the coding sequence ATGACCGACAACGCGTATCCGCCGATCAGCGATCAGCTGGACGAGACGGAGACGGCCCGCGAGGAAGGCCGCCGAAAGATGGACTGGGCCGCCCAGCACATGCCGATCATGGATGCCGTCCGCGAGGAGTTCGTCGCCGACCAGCCGCTTTCGGGCGAGCGGATCGCGATGGCGATGCACGTCGAAGCGAAGACCGCAATCCTGGTCGAGACGCTCGCCGAGGGCGGGGCCGAAGTTGCGGTGACGGGCTGTAACCCGCTGTCGACCCACGACGACGTGAGCGCCGCGCTCGACGCCCACGAGTCGATCACCTGCTACGCAAAGCGCGGCGTCGACGACGAGGAGTACTACGACGCCATCGAGGCCGTCATCGCCCACGAGCCCACCATCACCGTCGACGACGGGATGGACCTCGTCGCCGCGATTCACGAGGACTACCCCGAACTGATCGACGGCATCGTCGGTGGCGCAGAGGAGACCACCACGGGCGTCCATCGCCTGCGTGCGATGGACGACGACGGCGCACTCGAGTACCCCGTCTTCGCCGTGAACGACACGCCGATGAAGCGGCTGTTCGACAACGTCCACGGCACCGGCGAGTCCTCGCTGGCGTCGATCGCCATGACCACGAACCTCTCGTGGGCGGGCAAGGACGTCGTCGTCGCCGGCTTTGGCTACTGTGGCAAGGGCGTCGCCCGCAAGGCCGCCGGCCAGAACGCGAACGTGATCGTCACCGAAGTCGAGCCACGACGCGCCCTCGAGGCCCACATGGAGGGCTACGACGTGATGCCGATGGCCGAGGCAGCCGAAGTGGGTGACGTCTTCCTCACCACGACCGGTAACCGCGACATCATCGTCGACGAACACTTCGAGCGGATGCAAGACGGCGTCTTGCTCGCCAACGCCGGGCACTTCGACATCGAGATCGACCTCGAGGCGCTCGACGACCTCGCCGTCGACCGCTACGAGGCCCGCGAGGGCGTCGAGGCGTACGAACTCGAGGACGGCCGCCGACTGAACGTCGTCGCCGAGGGTCGCCTGGTCAACCTCGCCGCGCCGATCGCGCTCGGCCACCCCGTCGAGGTGATGGACCAGAGCTTCGGCGTCCAGGCTGCCTGTGTGCGTGAACTGGTCGAGAACGGAGCCGCCTACGACGCGGGCGTCCACGACGTTCCCGACGAACTGGACGCGGAGATCGCCGAGATCAAACTCGAGGCCGACGGCGTCGCGTTCGACTCGCTGACCGACACCCAGCGCGAGTACATGGGCTCGTGGGACCACGGAACGTAG
- a CDS encoding amidohydrolase has protein sequence MTTLSVTGGHVLLPDLTVTRADVLVDQPTGEILEVSPDLAGEGDETLDASGGLVTPGFVNGHCHVAMTLLRGYADDKPLEDWLQEDIWPAEGELTAEDVRIGAELGVLEMIKSGTTAFADMYFHVPEIAAVVEEAGVRARLGRGVVTVAKDEDAAHEDAEASLEVAAEYDGAADGRISTAFMPHSLTTVGESYLDEYVPQARELGVPIHYHANETAGEVTPIVDDHGVRPLAYAAEKGLLESEDFLAHGVHVDDEEIELLAEAGTSVIHCPASNMKLASGMAPVQRLLEAGVTVGLGTDGAASNNDLSMLDEARDAAMLGKLAAADASAVPADAVAEMLTAGSADALGLETGRLEAGAPADLAVIDLESPHLTPRHDLVSHLAYAAAAADVRHTVCDGQLLMRDRDVLTVEEAAVQDRALEAAEALAARVDG, from the coding sequence ATGACGACGCTTTCCGTTACCGGCGGACACGTCCTGTTGCCCGACCTGACGGTGACCCGTGCGGACGTACTGGTCGATCAACCTACTGGCGAGATTCTCGAGGTCAGTCCAGACCTCGCGGGCGAGGGCGATGAGACGCTCGACGCCTCGGGCGGGCTGGTGACACCCGGCTTCGTCAACGGTCACTGCCACGTCGCGATGACGTTGCTGCGTGGCTACGCCGACGACAAGCCGCTCGAGGACTGGCTTCAGGAGGACATCTGGCCCGCCGAGGGCGAACTGACGGCCGAAGACGTCCGTATCGGGGCCGAACTCGGCGTCCTCGAGATGATCAAATCCGGGACGACGGCGTTTGCGGATATGTACTTCCACGTCCCCGAGATCGCCGCCGTCGTCGAAGAGGCCGGGGTGCGGGCCCGACTGGGCCGCGGCGTCGTCACCGTCGCCAAAGACGAGGACGCCGCCCACGAGGACGCCGAAGCGAGTCTCGAGGTCGCTGCCGAGTACGACGGCGCAGCCGACGGCCGAATCTCGACGGCGTTTATGCCCCACTCGCTGACGACCGTCGGCGAGTCGTATCTCGATGAGTACGTCCCGCAAGCTCGTGAGCTCGGCGTTCCGATCCACTACCACGCCAACGAGACCGCGGGCGAGGTCACGCCGATCGTCGACGACCACGGCGTCCGGCCACTGGCGTACGCCGCCGAGAAGGGGCTGCTCGAGTCCGAGGATTTCCTCGCTCACGGCGTCCACGTCGACGACGAGGAGATCGAGTTGCTCGCCGAGGCGGGGACGAGCGTGATCCACTGTCCGGCCTCGAACATGAAACTCGCAAGCGGGATGGCTCCGGTCCAGCGACTGCTCGAGGCCGGCGTCACCGTCGGACTCGGCACCGACGGTGCGGCGTCGAACAACGACCTCTCGATGCTCGATGAGGCCCGCGACGCGGCCATGCTCGGGAAACTCGCGGCCGCCGACGCCAGTGCCGTCCCCGCGGACGCGGTCGCCGAGATGCTGACTGCCGGCAGCGCCGACGCGCTCGGCCTCGAGACGGGCCGCCTCGAGGCCGGTGCACCGGCCGACCTCGCCGTGATCGACCTCGAGAGCCCACACCTGACGCCGCGTCACGACCTGGTGAGCCACCTCGCCTACGCCGCGGCGGCCGCGGACGTCCGCCACACCGTCTGTGATGGTCAGCTACTCATGCGTGACCGAGACGTGCTCACGGTCGAGGAAGCGGCCGTCCAGGACCGCGCGCTCGAGGCGGCCGAGGCGCTCGCGGCTCGAGTCGACGGCTGA
- a CDS encoding FkbM family methyltransferase has product MRRLDAHTRQVLYRCYHRLARVNYDRELVSRRNRTPAGSVRCYEPLNRHATDAMLEELSTCCSPAAVVYDVGAHVGIYALTLASGNPRRRVVAFEPSSTVVDRLRTNVGLNGLERRIDVRPCALGDDDGERSFYRSTNPELSGFDREAATRWGASVAEVGSVPVHCLDSLVGDHESQAGADGGRLPAPDVLKIDVEGAAPSVLRGARATLERHRPRLFIEIHDVGLTGDVPGETKGLLETCDYDVLERADYWRCDPT; this is encoded by the coding sequence GTGAGACGCCTCGACGCCCACACTCGCCAGGTTCTCTACCGCTGCTACCACCGACTGGCACGGGTGAACTACGATCGTGAGCTGGTCTCGAGGCGAAATCGAACGCCCGCCGGGAGCGTTCGCTGTTACGAACCGCTCAACCGCCACGCGACTGACGCGATGCTCGAGGAGCTTTCGACCTGCTGTAGTCCGGCCGCGGTGGTCTACGACGTCGGTGCACACGTCGGTATCTACGCGCTCACGCTTGCCAGTGGAAACCCTCGACGTCGCGTCGTGGCGTTCGAGCCCTCGTCGACCGTCGTCGATCGCCTCCGGACGAACGTCGGACTGAACGGGCTCGAGCGGCGGATCGACGTCCGACCCTGCGCGCTCGGAGACGATGACGGCGAGCGTTCCTTCTACCGGTCGACGAACCCCGAGCTTTCGGGCTTCGATCGGGAAGCGGCGACGCGTTGGGGAGCCAGCGTCGCCGAGGTAGGTTCGGTTCCAGTGCACTGCCTCGACTCGCTCGTCGGCGACCACGAGAGTCAAGCGGGAGCCGACGGCGGCCGACTTCCGGCCCCGGACGTCCTGAAGATCGACGTCGAGGGGGCCGCCCCATCGGTGCTTCGCGGCGCTCGGGCGACCCTCGAGCGCCACCGGCCCAGACTGTTCATCGAGATCCACGACGTCGGCCTCACAGGCGACGTTCCAGGCGAAACGAAGGGGTTGCTCGAGACGTGTGACTACGACGTGCTCGAGCGAGCGGATTACTGGCGGTGTGATCCGACGTGA
- a CDS encoding stage II sporulation protein M, with the protein MNGADDGDRTDDDGSRPPGDRDGSDDAEGGFEFGPDQRPVEDEPHDPSREHESTGNRRIKVDLATDEPASDDDRPDDSSPDRDPDPGRDPFGTGPGPAPNADRNWTALLIALAVVSIGTGAFTYATHDDPAPVAGVMALGLGFGALVVIARASESTILGVLSAGWAEHRRYTWFAVGLFAFGTLLGILLLLAGVNLLELIADLLEEELFPELEDEEFELTATFFITNNTQPFVLSILGALSLGLVTAIIMIFNGIIVGNVSAAVGSLIGVDYIVVGLAPHGIFELPALFIAAGVGFRIIYRFGERLSGARDAFFTKPYVTRTAALVLFAWLLLVLAAFVEAYVTPELLEMLFADRLEGIAEEPPTP; encoded by the coding sequence ATGAACGGCGCCGACGACGGAGACCGCACGGACGACGACGGCTCCAGACCGCCGGGCGACCGTGACGGCTCCGACGACGCCGAAGGGGGCTTCGAGTTCGGGCCGGACCAACGGCCCGTCGAGGATGAACCACACGATCCATCGCGTGAGCACGAATCAACCGGCAACCGACGGATCAAAGTCGACCTTGCGACCGACGAACCGGCGTCGGACGACGACCGTCCCGACGACTCGAGCCCTGACCGAGATCCGGACCCCGGCCGTGATCCGTTCGGAACGGGTCCCGGCCCTGCGCCGAACGCCGACCGCAACTGGACCGCCCTCCTGATTGCGCTAGCAGTGGTGTCAATTGGCACAGGTGCGTTCACCTACGCGACCCACGACGACCCCGCTCCCGTCGCCGGTGTGATGGCACTCGGGCTCGGCTTTGGCGCCCTGGTCGTGATCGCCCGCGCGAGCGAGTCGACGATCCTCGGCGTTCTCTCCGCTGGCTGGGCCGAGCACCGCCGATACACCTGGTTCGCCGTCGGCCTCTTCGCGTTCGGGACCCTCCTAGGCATACTGCTTTTGCTCGCCGGCGTCAACTTACTCGAGCTGATCGCCGACCTGCTCGAAGAGGAACTGTTCCCCGAACTCGAGGACGAAGAGTTCGAGCTCACGGCGACGTTTTTCATCACGAACAACACCCAACCGTTCGTGCTGTCGATCCTCGGGGCGCTCTCGCTCGGCCTGGTCACGGCGATCATCATGATCTTCAACGGAATTATCGTCGGCAACGTCAGCGCTGCCGTTGGCAGCCTCATCGGCGTCGACTACATCGTCGTCGGGCTGGCACCCCACGGCATCTTCGAGCTGCCTGCGCTGTTCATCGCCGCCGGTGTCGGCTTTCGGATCATCTACCGATTCGGCGAACGGCTCTCGGGCGCTCGAGACGCATTCTTCACGAAACCGTACGTCACACGGACGGCCGCGCTCGTGCTCTTCGCCTGGCTCCTGCTCGTCCTCGCCGCGTTCGTCGAGGCCTACGTCACTCCCGAACTGCTCGAGATGCTGTTCGCCGACCGCCTCGAGGGAATAGCCGAGGAACCGCCGACGCCGTAG
- a CDS encoding heavy metal translocating P-type ATPase, producing MKQRRAHLEIMGMSCSTCSGSVEDAVAALEGVEEASANFATDEGTVAYDPAEVSLADIYDAIEDAGFEAAAETRTITVLGMSCATCSTAVGDALEDRSGVIRADVNFASDEARVTYNPADVSLAELHAAIEGAGFEPVSEETEGDESQRERAVEKELRRQRRLLIGGGLLTLPFVPMMFEMLFELAGVASPIPMAIAHPPGWLEFVLATILMATLGKEFIQGAYRAFSHDRRANMDTLVAVGTSAGYVYSVAVLGGVLVGGLYFEAVAFILWFITLGNWLEVRSKARAGNALRQLLEMEADEATVVRDGEELQVPLEAVEPGDVLKIRPGEKIPTDGVVREGQSAVDESMLTGESVPVEKGEGDEVVGATINENGVLLVEATKVGSETAIQQIVERVKEAQSRQPEIQRLVDTVSAYFVPAVIVNAVFWATVWLLAPELLFGVSSWLGSWIPVLEPVGGGPVDAAPGGVPVLEFAVVVLASALLIACPCALGLATPAATMVGSTLSATNGVLFKGGDVLEQVRGIDTIVFDKTGTLTHGEMVLTDVELVGERAATDGGTDATPDGGVLEPPSSGEDALESFVLGAAASAESGSEHPIARAIVEGADDRGVEIGGVSEFENVPGQGVRAKTDRGTVLIGRRKLLEDSGIDTGPAEGPLTRLEREGKTAMPVAIDGELQGVLAVADEVRESARETAAALLERGSEVVMLTGDNERTARAVAEQVGIDPDNVRAEVLPEDKADHVEELQAGGARVMMVGDGVNDAPALTTAQVGVAIGSGTDVAIESADVTLMRDDPADVLKAVRISEATISKVRQNLFWAFIYNTTLIPIASLGLLNPALAGLAMATSSVSVMTNSLAFAKYDPHEDYQLAVTKPLSWFRR from the coding sequence ATGAAACAGCGACGAGCGCACCTCGAGATCATGGGGATGTCGTGTTCGACGTGCTCGGGATCGGTCGAGGACGCAGTGGCTGCACTCGAGGGGGTCGAGGAGGCGAGTGCGAACTTCGCGACGGACGAGGGAACCGTCGCGTACGATCCGGCCGAGGTCTCGCTCGCGGATATCTACGACGCGATCGAGGACGCCGGCTTCGAGGCCGCTGCCGAGACGAGAACGATCACCGTCCTGGGCATGTCGTGTGCGACCTGTTCGACGGCGGTGGGCGATGCTCTCGAGGATCGGTCGGGAGTGATTCGGGCGGACGTGAACTTCGCGTCGGACGAGGCCCGCGTCACGTACAATCCAGCCGACGTCTCACTCGCCGAACTCCACGCAGCGATCGAGGGGGCAGGATTCGAGCCCGTCAGTGAGGAGACGGAGGGAGACGAGAGTCAGCGCGAACGCGCCGTCGAGAAAGAACTGCGACGCCAGCGTCGGCTGTTGATCGGTGGCGGCCTGCTCACATTGCCGTTCGTCCCGATGATGTTCGAGATGCTGTTCGAACTCGCGGGTGTCGCGTCGCCGATCCCGATGGCCATCGCCCACCCGCCGGGCTGGCTCGAGTTCGTCCTCGCGACGATCCTGATGGCCACGCTCGGCAAGGAGTTCATCCAGGGGGCCTACCGCGCGTTCTCACACGATCGGCGGGCGAACATGGACACGCTCGTTGCGGTCGGCACGAGTGCGGGATACGTCTACAGCGTGGCCGTCCTCGGCGGGGTGCTCGTCGGCGGGCTCTACTTCGAGGCCGTCGCGTTCATCCTCTGGTTCATCACGCTCGGCAACTGGCTTGAGGTGCGCTCGAAGGCTCGCGCGGGCAACGCGCTTCGCCAGCTACTCGAGATGGAGGCCGACGAGGCCACGGTCGTCCGCGACGGGGAGGAACTGCAGGTGCCACTCGAGGCGGTCGAACCCGGCGACGTACTGAAGATCCGTCCCGGCGAGAAGATCCCGACCGACGGCGTCGTCCGCGAGGGCCAGAGCGCGGTCGACGAGTCGATGCTGACCGGCGAGTCGGTCCCGGTCGAGAAAGGAGAAGGCGACGAAGTCGTCGGCGCGACGATCAACGAGAACGGCGTCTTGCTCGTCGAGGCGACGAAAGTGGGCTCGGAGACGGCGATCCAGCAGATCGTCGAGCGCGTCAAGGAAGCCCAGTCGCGCCAGCCCGAGATCCAGCGGCTCGTCGATACCGTGAGTGCGTACTTCGTCCCCGCGGTGATCGTCAACGCCGTCTTCTGGGCAACGGTCTGGCTGCTCGCACCGGAACTGCTGTTCGGCGTCTCCTCGTGGCTCGGTTCCTGGATTCCCGTCCTCGAGCCCGTCGGCGGCGGCCCCGTCGACGCGGCACCCGGCGGCGTCCCCGTCCTCGAGTTCGCTGTCGTCGTGCTCGCCTCGGCGCTGTTGATCGCCTGTCCCTGCGCGCTAGGGCTTGCGACGCCCGCAGCGACGATGGTCGGCTCGACGCTCTCGGCGACCAACGGCGTTCTCTTCAAAGGCGGCGACGTCCTCGAGCAGGTTCGGGGCATCGATACGATCGTCTTCGACAAGACGGGAACGCTGACCCATGGCGAGATGGTGCTGACGGACGTCGAACTCGTCGGCGAGCGAGCGGCCACAGACGGCGGGACCGACGCCACGCCCGACGGTGGCGTCCTCGAGCCCCCCTCCTCGGGTGAGGACGCCCTCGAGTCGTTCGTCCTCGGTGCGGCGGCGTCGGCCGAGTCCGGCTCCGAACACCCCATCGCCCGCGCCATCGTCGAGGGTGCCGACGACCGCGGCGTCGAGATCGGCGGCGTCAGCGAGTTCGAGAACGTCCCTGGTCAGGGCGTCCGTGCGAAGACCGACCGCGGTACGGTCCTGATCGGCCGCCGCAAGTTGCTCGAGGATTCGGGGATCGACACCGGGCCCGCCGAAGGGCCTCTGACCCGCCTCGAGCGCGAGGGGAAGACGGCGATGCCGGTCGCGATCGACGGCGAGTTACAGGGTGTGCTCGCGGTGGCCGACGAGGTCCGCGAAAGCGCCAGAGAGACCGCCGCGGCCCTCCTCGAGCGAGGTTCCGAGGTCGTGATGCTTACCGGCGACAACGAGCGTACGGCGAGAGCGGTCGCCGAGCAGGTCGGGATCGACCCCGACAACGTCCGCGCGGAGGTACTGCCGGAGGACAAGGCCGATCACGTCGAGGAGCTTCAGGCCGGCGGGGCACGCGTTATGATGGTCGGCGACGGGGTCAACGACGCTCCGGCGCTCACGACGGCACAGGTCGGCGTCGCGATCGGCTCGGGTACCGACGTCGCCATCGAGAGTGCGGACGTCACGCTGATGCGCGACGATCCGGCAGACGTACTCAAGGCCGTCCGCATCTCCGAGGCGACCATCTCGAAGGTTCGCCAGAACCTCTTCTGGGCGTTTATCTACAACACGACGCTCATTCCGATCGCCTCGCTCGGCCTCCTCAACCCTGCGCTTGCGGGATTGGCGATGGCCACCTCGAGCGTGAGCGTGATGACCAACAGCCTCGCGTTCGCGAAGTACGACCCACACGAAGACTACCAGCTTGCGGTGACGAAGCCGCTCTCGTGGTTCCGTCGGTAG
- a CDS encoding cation:proton antiporter domain-containing protein: protein MENVLPVVVGILALGVGAQVLAKRLRVPSVLFLIVIGVGVGPEGLGFVSIETFGDGLSTVVGLSVAIIIFDGAFHLRREKLREAPRAVFRMTTVGAALAFFGTTLAVRVFLGTGWDVAALIGALLIATGPTVITPLLEVVTVRDHVATTLEAEGIFNDVSAAVLAIVIFEAFVVGGAPAEIPVAFLQRLVAGIGVGIVVAIAVRYLLVDVGLPAGDATQVARLVTLTGALVSFGLAESIFPETGVAAAAAAGVVLGNLELPHREEILSFNRDLTLVVLSFVFISLAALIDFDALLGLGIGGVAVVVAVTLVVRPILVAISTTHWRFSRNEKYFLSLVGPRGIIPASVATLFAIELEAAGQFEAARTLAGTVFLVIFITVVLQAGLARQIAERLHVVPMKSIIVGGGRVGRALATRLEKRGENVHLIDRDPNTVTALREDGFSAHEGDGTAAETLRAAGIEDAKLVVATTADDDVNLLVSQLARTTFDVENVVARVNTPGNVSAFDAVGVQAIDVASATAWSIDNEIERPALAHWMNELGEGHDAQEIVVTAEELDGATIRELSAEIPDGCIVAVVAREGETYVPDAEMALEAGDRITFIGREEAVSSAVKRFHPHDA, encoded by the coding sequence GTGGAGAACGTACTCCCCGTCGTCGTCGGCATCCTCGCACTCGGCGTCGGCGCACAGGTGCTCGCCAAGCGACTCCGGGTGCCGAGCGTTCTCTTTCTGATCGTCATCGGAGTGGGAGTCGGTCCCGAAGGACTCGGGTTCGTCTCGATCGAAACCTTTGGGGACGGGCTATCGACCGTCGTCGGCCTCAGCGTCGCGATCATCATCTTCGATGGCGCGTTCCACCTCCGCCGCGAGAAGCTCCGGGAAGCGCCTCGAGCAGTGTTCCGGATGACAACGGTCGGGGCTGCACTGGCGTTTTTCGGCACGACGCTCGCCGTCCGCGTCTTCCTCGGGACGGGCTGGGACGTCGCCGCCCTGATCGGCGCGTTGTTGATCGCGACCGGGCCCACGGTGATTACACCACTGCTCGAGGTCGTGACGGTCCGTGACCACGTCGCAACGACGCTCGAGGCCGAAGGCATCTTCAACGACGTGAGCGCCGCGGTGCTGGCGATCGTCATCTTCGAGGCGTTCGTCGTCGGCGGAGCACCGGCCGAGATTCCGGTCGCGTTCCTCCAGCGGCTCGTCGCTGGCATCGGGGTGGGCATCGTCGTCGCGATCGCCGTCCGGTACCTGCTCGTCGACGTCGGCCTGCCGGCGGGTGACGCCACGCAGGTCGCGCGGCTCGTGACGCTCACCGGCGCGCTCGTTTCGTTCGGCCTCGCCGAATCGATCTTTCCCGAAACCGGCGTCGCCGCCGCTGCGGCCGCTGGCGTCGTCCTCGGTAACCTCGAGCTTCCCCACCGTGAGGAGATCCTCAGCTTCAACCGCGACCTCACCCTCGTGGTGCTCTCGTTCGTCTTCATCTCGCTCGCAGCGTTGATCGATTTCGACGCGCTGCTCGGCCTCGGAATCGGCGGCGTCGCCGTCGTCGTCGCGGTCACGCTGGTCGTCCGCCCGATCCTCGTCGCCATCTCGACGACCCACTGGCGGTTCAGCCGAAACGAGAAATACTTCCTCTCGCTGGTCGGCCCTCGCGGGATCATCCCCGCATCGGTGGCGACGCTGTTCGCCATCGAACTCGAGGCAGCAGGCCAGTTCGAAGCCGCCCGGACGCTCGCCGGAACGGTCTTTCTGGTCATCTTCATTACCGTCGTCTTGCAGGCCGGGTTAGCCAGACAAATCGCAGAACGTCTACACGTCGTACCCATGAAAAGCATCATCGTCGGCGGCGGCCGGGTCGGCCGGGCGCTCGCCACACGGCTGGAGAAACGCGGCGAGAACGTTCACTTGATCGACCGCGACCCCAATACGGTCACGGCCCTTCGCGAAGACGGCTTTTCCGCCCACGAGGGAGACGGAACCGCCGCCGAGACCCTCCGGGCCGCTGGAATCGAGGATGCGAAACTCGTCGTCGCGACGACCGCCGACGACGACGTCAACCTGCTGGTCTCCCAGCTCGCCCGCACCACCTTCGACGTCGAGAACGTCGTTGCTCGGGTCAACACTCCCGGAAACGTCAGCGCGTTCGACGCCGTCGGCGTGCAAGCGATCGACGTCGCTAGCGCGACCGCCTGGTCGATCGACAACGAGATCGAACGGCCGGCACTGGCCCACTGGATGAACGAACTCGGCGAGGGCCACGACGCTCAGGAGATCGTCGTCACCGCCGAAGAGCTAGACGGCGCGACGATTCGCGAACTCAGCGCCGAGATTCCCGACGGCTGTATCGTCGCCGTCGTCGCTCGCGAAGGCGAAACCTACGTCCCCGACGCGGAGATGGCCCTCGAGGCGGGCGACCGCATCACGTTCATCGGCCGTGAGGAAGCCGTCAGCAGCGCCGTCAAGCGGTTCCACCCGCACGACGCCTGA
- the thpR gene encoding RNA 2',3'-cyclic phosphodiesterase, protein MRLFVSVDLPDDLAVPIADLQDEFAGTGGLNFTDPEQAHLTLKFLGEVAAERVPALEDELAAAVDDANIDPFTVRYGGLGVFPSLEYISVVWLGVEEGSDELTRLHEAIETRATAMGFEAEDHEFTPHVTLARMEHAGGKEHVQELVTERDPTIGEATVDAIRLTESTLTDAGPIYSTVESVSLE, encoded by the coding sequence ATGCGCCTGTTCGTCAGCGTGGACCTTCCCGACGACCTCGCGGTGCCGATCGCCGACCTCCAGGACGAGTTCGCGGGCACCGGTGGACTCAACTTCACCGATCCCGAGCAGGCACACCTCACGCTGAAGTTCCTCGGTGAGGTCGCCGCCGAGCGCGTTCCCGCCCTCGAAGACGAACTGGCAGCCGCCGTCGACGACGCCAACATCGACCCGTTCACGGTCCGTTACGGTGGACTCGGCGTCTTCCCGAGTCTCGAGTACATCAGTGTCGTCTGGCTCGGCGTCGAGGAGGGGTCCGATGAACTCACACGACTGCACGAAGCGATCGAGACACGAGCGACGGCGATGGGATTCGAAGCCGAAGATCACGAGTTTACCCCCCACGTCACGCTCGCGCGGATGGAACACGCTGGCGGCAAAGAGCACGTCCAGGAACTCGTCACCGAGCGCGATCCGACCATCGGTGAGGCGACAGTCGACGCGATTCGGCTCACCGAGAGTACGCTCACCGACGCGGGCCCGATCTACTCGACAGTCGAGTCGGTTTCACTCGAGTGA
- a CDS encoding 50S ribosomal protein L39e yields MGKKSKGKKKRLAKLEKQNSRVPTWVMLRTDMETTRNPKRRNWRRSDTDE; encoded by the coding sequence ATGGGTAAGAAATCGAAGGGCAAGAAGAAGCGTCTTGCCAAACTCGAGAAGCAGAACAGCCGCGTTCCGACGTGGGTCATGCTCCGAACCGACATGGAGACGACGCGGAACCCGAAGCGACGCAACTGGCGGCGCAGCGACACTGACGAGTAA
- a CDS encoding 50S ribosomal protein L31e has protein sequence MSASDFDERVVTVPLRDVKKGANHEAADLAMRLVREHLAKHFAVDEDAIRLDPSINEAVWARGKSNPPRKLRVRAARFDEEGEAVVEAEVAE, from the coding sequence ATGAGTGCAAGCGATTTCGACGAACGCGTCGTGACGGTTCCGCTGCGCGACGTCAAGAAGGGAGCGAACCACGAGGCCGCGGATCTGGCAATGCGACTCGTCCGCGAACACCTCGCGAAACACTTCGCGGTCGACGAAGACGCGATTCGACTCGACCCCTCGATCAACGAAGCCGTCTGGGCTCGCGGCAAGTCCAACCCGCCGCGAAAGCTTCGCGTACGCGCTGCACGCTTCGACGAAGAGGGTGAGGCCGTCGTCGAGGCCGAGGTCGCCGAGTAA
- a CDS encoding translation initiation factor IF-6, which produces MLRLAFAGSAYVGVFACATDSCVLVRPDVDDDLVADLKAELEVPAVPTTVGGSSTVGALATGNENGLLVSSRVLGYERERLEDELDVPVTELPGNINAAGNVVLANDYGAYVHPDLPRETIQLVKEALEVPVERGDLAGVRTVGTAAVATNSGVLCHPKATDAELDHLEEVLDVRADVGTINYGAPLVGSGLLANEGGYVVGEDTTGPELGRIEDALGYLD; this is translated from the coding sequence TTGCTGCGTCTCGCCTTCGCCGGGTCGGCGTACGTCGGCGTCTTCGCCTGCGCGACCGACTCGTGCGTACTCGTCCGCCCCGACGTCGACGACGACCTCGTCGCCGACCTGAAAGCGGAACTCGAGGTGCCTGCCGTCCCGACGACCGTCGGTGGCTCATCGACGGTCGGCGCGTTAGCGACCGGTAACGAGAACGGCCTGCTCGTCAGCTCGCGGGTCCTCGGGTACGAACGCGAGCGCCTCGAGGACGAACTCGACGTCCCCGTCACGGAGCTACCGGGGAACATCAACGCCGCGGGCAACGTCGTCCTCGCGAACGACTACGGGGCGTACGTCCACCCGGACCTGCCCCGAGAGACGATCCAGCTCGTCAAAGAGGCACTCGAGGTCCCCGTCGAACGCGGCGACCTCGCGGGCGTCCGTACGGTCGGGACCGCCGCCGTCGCAACCAACAGCGGCGTCCTCTGTCACCCGAAGGCGACCGACGCGGAACTCGACCACCTCGAGGAAGTGCTCGACGTCCGAGCCGACGTCGGGACGATCAACTACGGCGCACCACTCGTGGGCTCGGGGCTGCTCGCCAACGAGGGGGGCTACGTCGTCGGCGAGGACACGACCGGGCCTGAGCTCGGCCGCATCGAGGATGCGCTTGGATACCTCGACTGA